Proteins from one Cytophagia bacterium CHB2 genomic window:
- a CDS encoding SpoIID/LytB domain-containing protein, producing MSIRRAILLGGLFSHALFAQPALPQPTIAVRLFEILHPQALELKLAEPAFRNFLANGLRSNNADIAPARLHGGAGAAEPAAVSFGEALPVFVVRDAQGTARHTTKPIRVVRQGGRVQVLNDDFDPAPALADTITVATTSGQILAAVKYRNGKARFAARPYAGAFKIYVSGNELCIVNLLAEEDYLAGVLAAELRQAPFAALQAQAVAARTYLLKNWRRHQQKGYQACDLTHCQRYAGSAGVDSTIQHAIASTAGEILTYKNLPIEIFYSSTCGGRTANDLDVWSSEFDHPYLISVSDSSRRMSYCAKSPHFRWQLRMKADSLLQLWQQELGEPIVALGVSKRNSDGRVRELALMGQSLHLVSGEKFRAVVCRVLGWNSVKSTAFDLQLENNTYVFIGKGLGHGVGMCQFGAMGMARAGHSYQKILKHYFPKTMLQKYEHNLSSND from the coding sequence GAGGGCTATTTTCTCATGCGCTTTTTGCTCAACCAGCGCTGCCGCAACCGACGATTGCGGTTCGCCTGTTTGAGATTTTGCATCCGCAAGCTCTTGAATTGAAACTCGCAGAACCAGCGTTCAGGAATTTCCTGGCAAACGGCCTGCGGTCGAACAACGCGGATATTGCGCCTGCGAGGCTGCATGGCGGCGCAGGTGCGGCAGAGCCGGCGGCTGTTTCGTTTGGCGAGGCGCTGCCCGTGTTCGTTGTGCGAGACGCGCAGGGAACCGCGCGGCACACAACGAAGCCCATTCGCGTTGTGCGGCAGGGAGGCCGCGTGCAAGTTCTAAACGATGATTTTGACCCTGCGCCAGCGTTGGCTGATACCATCACCGTCGCAACGACTTCAGGGCAAATACTCGCTGCGGTGAAATATCGCAATGGTAAAGCAAGGTTCGCCGCGCGGCCGTATGCTGGCGCTTTTAAGATTTATGTTTCGGGAAATGAGCTGTGCATCGTCAACTTGCTGGCGGAAGAGGATTATCTTGCCGGCGTGTTAGCGGCGGAGTTGCGGCAAGCGCCGTTTGCCGCATTGCAAGCGCAGGCTGTGGCGGCGCGCACTTACCTTCTCAAGAATTGGCGGCGCCATCAGCAAAAGGGTTATCAAGCCTGCGATCTGACGCATTGCCAGCGTTATGCCGGCAGCGCCGGCGTCGATTCGACGATTCAACATGCGATTGCGAGCACCGCCGGCGAAATTCTCACCTATAAAAACCTGCCGATTGAAATTTTCTACAGCTCGACGTGCGGCGGACGCACGGCCAATGATCTCGACGTGTGGTCGAGCGAGTTTGATCATCCTTACTTAATCAGCGTTTCCGATTCCTCGCGGCGCATGAGTTACTGCGCAAAATCGCCGCATTTTCGTTGGCAATTGCGCATGAAAGCCGACAGCCTGCTGCAACTGTGGCAACAGGAACTGGGCGAGCCGATCGTGGCTCTCGGCGTTAGCAAACGCAACTCGGATGGCCGTGTGCGCGAGCTGGCGTTGATGGGGCAATCGCTTCATCTCGTCAGCGGTGAAAAATTTCGCGCCGTGGTTTGCCGGGTTTTGGGTTGGAATTCGGTGAAGAGCACGGCGTTTGATCTGCAACTTGAAAACAACACATATGTTTTTATTGGAAAAGGATTGGGCCATGGCGTCGGCATGTGCCAGTTCGGCGCCATGGGCATGGCGCGCGCCGGGCATTCCTATCAGAAAATATTGAAGCACTATTTTCCCAAGACAATGCTGCAAAAGTATGAACATAATCTCAGCAGCAATGATTGA
- a CDS encoding DUF3352 domain-containing protein, whose amino-acid sequence MKKQHYYLLAAGLFVVAIAAGVFFWKKRQAGGEKAETPVVQEVMAPQIVLRELQKPKADEEKFFEAVRRQAGTTYDSLSSDQKLASLLKLADDEETTNRLLATRMLGDFETAQASREQKLVAKLKDESSWDVEEAVLALMKLRTPAAVGPLRELHSSLQTQKRAEYIPFRDTAYLTAHGRVVSANAGTEFNLQVTPYPKSAQAPPGNLNEREKLALFVPAEFEICLFAPNFKTHWEKLQNSTFVKQLVTLQAWQDFKAAEPYQQVFALWEQLDKQLGLLGGNFNYFIDPLGDEVCVASYRAEKEARLLLVTPANLKAKAVTNVLAALGKFESGDLTVTKQIYRKQAMFDISSRRRGSMFRYAVVDGFLVLSNNQQLLARAISSYLDSDENSLAYQPALQQSLPQVEPASFLLAYVDPEKYFEISRNGHDAASLACTVANALQEITGETITVSQEALPDSLPAPTIPPVEDQTLRFIPGDAVFCYATTAIEPAKFWQYVTTMRAEREAIKGFETRSNLNLERDLVRKLDRQMLYFFAGIDTTGPRFFWRQLAGVRLREPAGMEAYVKRLMTYFYSPKEEMQVEEYNGSRIHYIKSPTSFEPNFAIVDGYLLTAFDRATLRAAIDAGQQRAEAIAQNPRFEALRTRLSTPENAVAYFNAESFFENYRSYLMAYDRQTHLFDEADLQLRIDPLFALFKST is encoded by the coding sequence ATGAAAAAACAACATTACTACTTGCTTGCGGCAGGCTTGTTCGTCGTCGCTATTGCTGCCGGTGTTTTTTTCTGGAAGAAGCGGCAAGCGGGCGGTGAAAAAGCCGAAACACCGGTGGTGCAGGAAGTGATGGCGCCGCAAATCGTCTTGCGTGAGTTGCAGAAACCCAAAGCCGACGAAGAAAAATTTTTTGAAGCCGTGCGCCGGCAAGCCGGCACGACGTATGATTCTCTCTCCAGCGATCAAAAACTTGCCTCTCTGCTAAAACTTGCCGATGACGAAGAAACCACAAACCGCCTGCTGGCCACGCGCATGCTCGGCGATTTTGAAACGGCGCAGGCGAGTCGCGAGCAAAAACTCGTGGCGAAACTCAAAGATGAAAGCTCGTGGGATGTGGAAGAAGCGGTTTTGGCGTTGATGAAATTGCGCACCCCGGCCGCCGTTGGGCCATTGCGCGAATTGCATTCCAGCTTGCAAACACAGAAGCGCGCCGAGTATATTCCTTTTCGCGATACGGCGTATCTGACGGCGCACGGCCGCGTGGTTTCGGCAAATGCGGGCACGGAGTTCAACCTGCAAGTTACGCCTTATCCGAAATCGGCCCAGGCGCCGCCGGGCAATTTGAACGAGCGTGAAAAGTTGGCGTTGTTTGTCCCGGCAGAATTCGAGATATGTCTGTTCGCGCCGAATTTCAAAACACATTGGGAGAAGCTGCAAAACTCCACGTTTGTCAAACAGCTTGTCACGCTGCAAGCCTGGCAGGATTTCAAAGCCGCAGAGCCGTATCAGCAAGTCTTTGCCTTGTGGGAACAACTCGACAAGCAACTCGGTTTGCTGGGCGGCAATTTTAATTACTTTATCGATCCGCTCGGTGACGAGGTTTGCGTGGCCTCGTATCGCGCGGAAAAGGAAGCTCGTTTGCTGTTGGTCACACCGGCGAATCTCAAAGCCAAAGCCGTGACCAATGTGCTGGCCGCATTGGGTAAATTTGAAAGCGGCGATCTTACCGTGACGAAACAGATCTATCGCAAGCAAGCCATGTTCGACATTTCATCGCGGCGCCGGGGTTCGATGTTCCGGTATGCGGTGGTCGACGGTTTCTTGGTGCTTTCCAACAACCAGCAGTTGCTGGCCCGCGCGATTTCTTCCTATCTCGACTCCGATGAGAACAGCCTGGCTTACCAACCGGCATTGCAACAATCACTGCCGCAAGTTGAGCCGGCTTCGTTTTTGTTGGCGTATGTTGATCCTGAAAAATATTTTGAGATCAGTCGCAACGGGCACGACGCTGCCAGCCTTGCCTGCACGGTAGCAAATGCTTTGCAAGAAATCACGGGAGAGACGATAACTGTCTCGCAAGAGGCGTTGCCGGATTCGTTGCCGGCGCCAACAATACCGCCGGTCGAAGATCAAACCCTGCGTTTTATTCCGGGGGACGCTGTTTTTTGTTATGCGACCACCGCGATTGAACCCGCAAAATTTTGGCAATACGTTACCACCATGCGCGCCGAGCGTGAGGCCATCAAAGGATTTGAGACGCGCAGCAATCTGAATCTCGAACGCGATCTCGTGCGCAAGCTCGACCGGCAGATGCTTTATTTCTTTGCCGGCATCGATACCACCGGGCCGCGCTTTTTCTGGCGGCAACTGGCAGGTGTGCGCCTGCGTGAGCCTGCAGGCATGGAAGCCTATGTCAAGCGTTTGATGACTTATTTCTATTCGCCCAAGGAAGAAATGCAAGTGGAAGAGTACAATGGCAGCCGCATTCACTACATCAAGAGTCCGACAAGTTTTGAGCCGAATTTTGCCATTGTTGACGGGTATTTGCTGACGGCATTTGATCGCGCCACGCTGCGTGCTGCAATCGATGCGGGCCAGCAGCGCGCAGAAGCTATTGCGCAAAATCCGCGCTTCGAAGCGCTGCGAACGCGGCTAAGCACGCCGGAAAATGCCGTAGCATACTTCAATGCCGAATCTTTTTTTGAAAATTACCGCAGCTATCTCATGGCATATGATCGCCAAACACATCTCTTCGATGAAGCGGATTTGCAGTTGCGCATCGATCCGTTGTTTGCGCTGTTCAAGTCCACC